The stretch of DNA CCAAGAGAACGGACCCGTGGGGCATACCGCCTCGCCACACCAGTCCCCTCCACCCCATCGCTTGAAATGGAAGGCCGAAGCGGGCACCATTCTCCGCGTTTCGCTCAAGAACTTCATGTGTCACGCCTCGTTTACGTATCGCCCGCAGCCTCGCCTCAATTTCCTGAGCGGGGTTAATGGTAGCGGCAAATCCGCCGTCCTGACTGCCATCACTTTTGCCTTGGGCGGTACGGCTCGCACGGCTAATCGTGGGACCAGTACCAAGTCATTTGTGCGGACAGGAGCCACCGCCGCCACGGTCGAGCTGACCTTGAGCAATCAAGGCGAGTACGGCTATCGTTCGGATTTATACGGGACTGAGCTCACCATTGTCCGGCATGTGACCTCGGGCGGCACGGGGGGGTATAAATTGAAGAATTTTCAAGGCCAGATTGTCGTGGATAAACGGGTGCGCGAGGAGCTGGATCGGATTTTGCTCTCCTTTCGGATTGAAGTTGATAATCCGATTGGTATTTTGCATCAGGATGCTGCCAagacatttttgtttcagtGTCATCCCCACAAGTTGTATGAGTTCTTCATGCGGGCTACGCAATTGGAGAAGTGTAAGGCTGATTATTTTGAAGCGGCAGCGGAAAGAGAGTTTTCGGCCAGTATTCTCCAAGAAAAAGTCGAAGCGTTACCGTCTTTGCAAGCGGAAAAGTTGAAATGGGAACAAAAGCTTCAGGTAAGTAACCTTATGTATTGATATTGTGAAATCTCCACTTGACCAATTTCATTGCCTCAGATTTAGTTTTTTCAATGGTAGGCCCAAAACGAGAGCATGTCTTTTATGGAATGAGTCTTGTTTTGCAGCTCGTCGAGGATATCGCTTCTCGAGATAATTCATTACAAGAGAAAAAGGTTGCACTTGCTTGGTCTGTGGCCAAAGAGGCCGAAGCCGCCTTGAATGTGGCCTTGATGAATGTTCAAAAGATGGAGATCAAAGCGCACAAAGCGGAGCAACTGTCACAAGAACAAGTCACCGAgcagaaaaaattgaagaaagagaagatCGAGATTGAGAAGCAGATtcaagaattggccaaagccAAGAATGAGCGGGATCGAGCCATGCAAGAGCTAAGGAAAGTGTTccagaaggaaaaagaggcTGAAAACCTGCAGAAAAAGTCCTGCCATGAGCTCGAGAGTCAAATAGAAACCAAGAAGAGCGACATATCAAGTTTGGAAGATGAGATCACTCGATTGAAGGCCGAAGGGGATGCCGAATTTGTCAAGATCGTCAATGAGCGTACGCGACGGATTGAGACCCTCGCTCAACAGGTATCCACGTGGCACGATCAAGTCAAGGCCACCGAAGGCCATCTCTTCAATCAAGTGAACAATCAAGAAAGGCTCCAAGGTCAATTGCTTGAAGCCAAGGCCGTGAGCAGTAACAAAAATCGTTCCTTGGAGGTCAAAGAAAAGGAGCTGAAACAGATGCGCGAGTCCGGAAACAGTAAGCTTTTGGCCTTGGGTTCTAACATGCCGACTTTAATTGGTATGATTCAACGttccaaatccaaatttggacaaatgcCCGTAGGACCGTTGGGATCCATGATCAATTTTAAGCCGGAAGTGTCCGATGAAGTGAAGATCATTGTAGAAAACGAGCTCCGGACATTATTTTCGGCTTTTGTTGTCAACAGTTTTAAAGACAAGACCATTCTACAAGCCCTCATGAAATCAGCAAAAGTGCAAGGTCAAGTTATTACGACTAAATTCATGCCTGAAAAATACGAGCTTACTCATGGGTCTTGCCAGCATGATAAACATCGTAACTTACTCTCATTTCTTGACATTCCCAACGCTGTGGCCTTCAATGTCGTTGTAGATCAACGAAGATTGGAGCAAATCCTGCTTTTTGAGCATGATTGTGAGGCCCAACAACTCCTCAAGCTCCCCCGCACGGTTCCCAAGAATTGTCTTTACGGGTTGACGATGAGCAAGAATCAATTCTTCCCTGCTCCTGCCTACCGCACCTATGTTGTTTCAGGTCATATGAACCGACCTTTCCTACAATGTGATAGCAAGGACTTCATCAAAGCCATGGAAAACGATATCGAAGGTTTGATAAAGGAATCCCGTCATGCTCAGACTGTGCTCTCAGACTTGCAATCCGAAGTCAAAAAAGGCGAcattgaaaggaaaagaaatgagaagaTCATCAATGACTTGAAGTGCAAAATCAAGGCTAAGAACATGGAACTGAGCCAGTTGAAAACCGAGGCCGAGACTGAACAAGCACCCGACATATCAGCCTTGGAAGAAGACCGTGATAGATTCCAATCAGAATTGAAGGAACTCGAGAAGCAACTCCAGACTGAggaaaccaaattggaggAACTGAAACAGTTGTCGGGAGTAGCCAAAGCAAATCTCGTTCAAAAACGAGATGAAACTGATGTTTTTGGCGGTGTCGATGACTTGAGCGAAAAATTGGGCCAAGTAGAAGAAACCATTCGCAAGACTGAACGAGACAAGGCCTATTATAAGAAGAAATATGAGGATTACACCACCCAAGTTCGAGCTGTGGATAAAGAAGCCGACCAATTAAAAGCCAAATACAATGAGCTCGTCACCATCGCTCAAAAATGTGCCCCTGAACCCGATCATCCCCTTGACAAGCCCGACAAGTTGAGGCGTGAGGTTGCCACCTTGAAGAACAACCTAAGCCAACAAAAAGCCGCCATTGAACCGAAAGAAGTGGTCGTGGAATACATGAATAAACACCACAAACTCCTAGAGGATGCTCAAACCATGGTGAACACCATTGAAACAAGTGTGTCTAAACTCGAGAAAATGCTTGTCATGCGAAAGAAGGGATTCGAGAAGATTCGCTTGTCGATCATTCGCCGAGTCAAGAACTACTTCAATGTGCGTCTCGCCGCAAGGAAATACACTGGAGAAATCATCTTCGATATCGAGGCCCAGACCATGGAATTGATAGTCTGTCCGGATGGAGCCGATCCCGCCGTTGCCAAGAGAAGCATGAAAACTTTGTCGGGTGGAGAGAAGAGCTACTCGACGATCTCGTTAGTGTTGTCTCTGTGGGACGTGATGAGTCCGCCGTTTAGAATCCTGGATGAATTTGACGTCTTTATGGACATGCTCAATCGACGAGCTGCGTTGCAACAGATCGTGGAGTATGCCAAGATGAAGAGGCAGTATCAGTACATCTTTTTGACGCCATTGAACACGGATAACATCACAGTGGATGAAGACCTGAGTATCATTCGTTTGGAGAAAAGCCAAGACTGATCAAGTTTTTGCCTTGGAAGAGTTCAGATTCATTGTCTTAATATCGGTTCTCGCGGAGGAATGATAGAACATTGTTGGTTATTGTTGCAATTTTGAGATGTGTTCATTTATTGCACTACTTGTTTCCAATGTAGGTTGTGGCCTTACCGGTCTTCTTGATCACAGCAAGAAGCTCGTCAGAGGTCATTGAAGAGGTCACGTAGACCCTTTGGGCCTTTAAGTCCGTTTCGTAGCTCTCGACACCTTTGTCTAAATACGGGGAGAAAAATAATCTAACGTAACACATGCTGTAGACAAGGAATCCAGCCTTAGCTTAACAACCAaaggaatgaaagaaaacaagcgTGCTAGTACCTTTTAGTCGTCCAAGAACTCGTTCAACGGCCCCTGAACAACCTTCACAAGTcatttccacttgaaattCATGCACCTAGAAACGAAAAGGATAAAAAATGTATTAGTAGGTGACGCAATGTGTTGTGTTGGTCCAATTGCCATTTGAAGGTTAGGAAGGTAAACCAATCAGAGAAACAATTCAACTTCAACTTAAAAAAGAACGCTAATTTTGTTAAATATGATATGTTTCTAAGACATTACTTCAACTAAAAAGGAGAGtctaataataaaaaaagttatatctaCAAATTTGCATCCGAGCCCCCTTAAAAGGTTTAACTTTCAAAGGGACTACTCGGATCTAAGGATAATGGGATGAAAAAAAGTGGTAGGGTTAATCTCAAGAGCACGGACAAAGGCGACCACATTGCGAGTAGGCCTTCCAGGCCCCGTTCATAGAGGCCTTATCTCGGAAGGGTCCTTGAACCACGAGATTCTTGGCACAAGTTTGATTATCATCCGTGAAATCCACATCGTCGATAATATAAGGCGATATGGAAGCCAGCCAGACCGCCAAGGACGAACTCAAATCTCTGAAAGGTACCAGCAAGTCCGAGTTCCGAGCCAAGAAGGTTACTAGATCCCGGCTGAGTACGGAGCCCGCATCTGCGGGCATCAAAGGGTAATGGGTGCCCATGTAATTGCGTTCAAACATGGACCCGTAGCGAATCACAGgctctccttgatggaaacgGCTCCGCCAACTTAAACTGAACTCATTTTGAAGTTTCGGGAGAAGTCGATCAATGGCAATGAACGAATCGTCCGGATTGACCAACATAAAATCGAAATTATAGCGCTCCAATGCCAATTTGGCAAAGTGCAAGAACGCCAAGGGCACGTTCTCTTGAGTATCCGTGAGCTCGGGCACGAAAATGATGTCTTCATGGTCCTCGATTTCTTCCACAATCTTGCCAAGGGTGTTCTTATTCTTGTTATCTTGGCACTTGTTCTGGGTGCCGTGGGAATTGACCACTTGCTTGAGTTCCACAAGCTCAGGAATGCGGTAGACTAAAGAGACCAATGGACAGGTCTCAGGATGAAACGGTATCGATATCCCTTGGGCGTACAAGGTGGTTAAATGTAGAATCCCATCATCGCCGAacatcttgttccaaatcaagtTGCAGGCCAGACTCTGATTAAGCGACAATTCCGGTTGAACCACTCGAAGGACCCCTTCAAAATGGCGGGGAAACAGTTCTTCATCCGTGTGCGGCAAAGGCGCATAGAAGAAACCATCGTCCGCATTGGCCTTCGCCAAGACCTCTTGACTAAAATTCACGGACAAGATCACATCCCGAGTGGCCGGTTCCAATAATTGTACCGTCAGATTCCGCCCAGGATCCTCAGGAAACGCCCTGGCCCATTGTCGTAATGCCTTTTGAGCGATCCCGATCTGTTGGACGGCGATGGGGAACTTCAAATGGAAACCTACGCCGTCATACGGGCGCCCCGGCCGCACCTGCGATGGTTGAACCCGACTGGGGCGAATAGGTGCCGTGTCACTGAGACTCACGGGCACAAACACGTGCCACGGCACGCACAAACTGTCACGCACCCGCCAATACGGGTCAAGCTCGCAAGGACGCtcgggaaagaaaaagaacaccTCGACGGAATCCGCGAAATTGGCCGCCAACTTACGCCAAGTCCGCCGAATCCGCTGCCGCCGATCGTGTTGGTGGTAACGGGAAGCGATGCCAATAATCAGCGAGCGGTGCGGTAAATGCGAAAGCGACGAAGGCAGGACCGGCGAGACCGTAGAGGGCGTGTGGATAAAATCGGGTAGGAGGGCCAGACAGCCGCTGAGAATATCGCGAGCTACTTGGGCGGGCCCGAAGAGCTGATACATGACCGAACCCAgacagaagaagaaggcgaagagAAAGGACAAGTTCTTCACCTGTGTACTCATGATGATATCTATGGATGTGGATGGTACCGAATAAGAGCCAAAGACTGATGATGGAATGGGGGTCGATGCtgatgggaaaaaaatccctcgTGGCCAGAAACAATTGTTCTGAGCTCTTCGTGAGGCAGTCGGATGGATTTACGAGAGGTATGATCTAgcgggtgagtgagtgagcgacaACACGGGTGGAGATTAGCTCTCCCGTTATCTCTTATGTGTGTCTCCCTTGGATGAAGATCATGGAACAGTGTGTTCTAAGCCCGAGGAACCGAGGAAGGAGGGTAGGGAGCTTGAAGGATTCCGAGCTTGTGGAGCAAAGAGTGATGTCGTGTGCAGGGCTGGCTGCAATGCGCATCATGCTTTGTGAGAGGAAAACCAGACAGGAGACAggaggagagaggagagagtGAAGGAAGGGGCCTTTGTGCCTTTCTATTGATCGAGCTACGACCAGAAGGCCGGCTCGATTCTCTCTCTGCCTCTGATGAAGAGAGCTGTAAATAGAGGGGAAATAGAAATGGCCGAAAAGGCTTTAAAAttatagaaaaaaatgctttgaaaagcAATCACAAAGTAGGCTGGGCAGTTAGTAGTGCGGCCACCAAGGACAAAACTGTTCAGAACGGCTCAATCTCGCTGGGCTTGATTGAAAGAAGCGTAAAGCCATTACGTACAGTTACTTTGGACTAAACTTCCTTGGGAACCATTTCTTTGATACTGTAATCCATTACACCTCAGGTGAAGCAACTATCATATGAATTTAAACGATAAATAAATATATCTAAAACAGCTGTGAACTACCAGAGACGCTTCAGAGCAATTGTTGTTCTTAGGATAAGTTCTAAGGAcagggggagataagtcgctccccagtaactaaaggctgatttctctcacttcgaatattgcgaaggtgtttgagaagaccatgaagtccaaacttgttgaatttcttaaagtcaatgaagtccttcctcctagccagcacgggttccgagcacattttagcacggtttcccaactgattgagcatctAGAGCAGGTCAatgagggactggaaaggcacgagtcagttgatgttgtctaccttgattttgccaaggcctttgataaagtagatcatggccttttggtGAATAGACtacatgacattgggatccaaggcaaggttctcaattggacaagaagcttcattcaggataggcAGCAATTttttaaggtcgagggatcccttagtgacatacatgatgccaagtcaggtgttccccagggctccatcttagggcccctcctttttataatattcgttgccccgcttcaaaaggttagtattactgccagtctctgttcttatgctgacgatacaaagttagtatctagtaggaatggccaagattccacgAGACTGGCAAAGGgcctagaaataatctattcttgggttactgcgagtaatatggccctgaacggaatgaaattccgctcaatgacctttgggcaAGGCATTAGTCGTtactcaataaaaggaacgaattacagttacagtttCATTAGTTAGGAATCGTAAatcgttacacaaccattactcgaaaaaatgtaatggcgttactcgtcacaattacttttactaaaattttagatgaccaatattttatggcttACCCCATCCAcaccattcttctcaaaagaaatggagttttttgGCTCAAGCAGTCCCAATGCgcaacatttgaagatttcttgtcaacatttttcaataatgagccttggcataattgttcaaaatgtattgcatcataatactttgaggaatcaagattgggaccctggataggataatgattgttaaaggtttgaaacattgccgcaaaattcatgatgaaaaacaatattagacattgtgaagtcggtaaaACGTCTCTGTAAGAAGTTCATCCCTTcagtgaagtgaagtgaggaggaggctttggaaatttgaaacatcatATTCAAACCAAGGAGACATTTTCCGTGCTTGAgcccaacggaatttgattgagaagatgtaaaccctaaagtagcaaatgcaacaagattcaaaaccaataacaccttcagagcggttaagagcaaacacaattttcaaccctgactttctttgatcaaaatatgctagatggaattactaaaaatggtaatttctgttgagctttaaggttTTTCAGCTGTAACGAGATAAACGAAacattaaaggccattctggaagctgaaaaaggaacgagtaacgagtaattcttgtagattttgggtcgttacaattacacaattttaaaatgtaatgcaattacaattcctttttcgagaaaaggaacgaattactgtaatttctttacttctaattttgttactaatgcccctgcctttgggtcaactcctttgaatactccactcgtagataatggaggtaaacatattgagcaggtctcatgtatgaaagatttaggtgtagtcctccaagataatggaaagttcaatgagcatatccagttgaaggtgggtaaagctattcaaatgtgtggctggatatatcgcactattaagtccagagaaagcatcacgatgctaactcggtacaagtcgattgtccagccgcatcttgaatatgcctctcccatttgggctccaatgagttcagcaggtttgcaaatggtcgaacaagtccaaagatgtttcactaggaaggtcacaagaatgagagaactctcgtattgggagagactagaaaagttgggactgtacagtgttcagagaaggtacgaaaggtacaGTTAGGGGGGGAAGTTATTGGCAACCTCTTGATTTTTAGACATAACTTCATATTACTCGTGTACTAGTGTTTCAAAAAGcacaattgtttttgaggaTAACAGCATCAGTATGAGAAAATATCACTCGAGAATTTAAAGGATTTGATTACTTCGTTTTTGAGCTAGaactaattttcaaattcatcttgTCCAACCATGGTTaccgagtggtctaatgtacctgatagaggcacgacatggttccccagagggcgtgggttcgaatcccaccTTTGGAGAAAAACCAACCACATCTCGAATAAGCTGCCCCAATCTGGGCCCCAATGTCTGCAGAGgggttaaataagattgaaagagaATAGAGATGCTCCAAGAAATCCATTGTAGGCACGTCTAATTCGagctattgggaaagacttcagACCTTGGGATTATTTAGTGTCCAGCGTGGATACCAACAATGTTATCAAATCCTTCGTCTTTGAATgtcttcattctctttgccCTAGCCCGAGAATAAGGCAAAATATAGGGGCTCGGCATCTTcgaaaatttatcattttccaagtttgGCTAACTTTGCTTTTGTCCAATTCTTCAGACAAATTGTTTAAGGTGAAATCTTTAGGTTTTTGATCttaaaaaactcattttcgtTTGACAAATGTTCATTAAACTAAAGAAGCTGAGATCACCTGTCAAATCCACCGTTGGGCAATTTTTTGGAGCTTTCAATATTCCGACCATCATCATATTTTCAGTACATAAGACATCTGAGGACATTGGCTTGAAATTTACATACTGGTCTGAACGATTTTTCCCTCtggcccagagtatgatggAAGTAGGATTCTAGTTGTGATTGATTCTTGATCTGCAACCAAAATGTCATATCGTGGCAGAATTTTTAAGCAAAATTGTTAActtgaactttcaaaattttggtcTAGAAAATGGCGATTTTAGTttagtttgaatttcccggcTCTTTGCCACTttactttttactttgacGGGGATTGCTTGTTTGACCTTAGGGCAGCCCTAGATTGACTTTGTTTGTCCCAAGGTTGTTACATATACGTTTgtccgcactttcaaccaatggcaGCCTTTGTATACATTTAGCTTACATTTTGTGACTTAACGCCGCCGAGCCTTAATTAGCGATAGACGAGGCATTCTTATGAAATACGCCATAAGCACAACCCCCTCACGGTGGAATTCTAGGCACAAGAAGGTATATacgatgcttacaacgaaattcatttgacctgagaagtttgtATACGCATCATCCTCatgctgacaaaatgttaagtt from Tigriopus californicus strain San Diego chromosome 3, Tcal_SD_v2.1, whole genome shotgun sequence encodes:
- the LOC131877587 gene encoding structural maintenance of chromosomes protein 6-like, producing MSKRPSPSHSSDPAIPATSQSARRSSKFRRITHTQENGPVGHTASPHQSPPPHRLKWKAEAGTILRVSLKNFMCHASFTYRPQPRLNFLSGVNGSGKSAVLTAITFALGGTARTANRGTSTKSFVRTGATAATVELTLSNQGEYGYRSDLYGTELTIVRHVTSGGTGGYKLKNFQGQIVVDKRVREELDRILLSFRIEVDNPIGILHQDAAKTFLFQCHPHKLYEFFMRATQLEKCKADYFEAAAEREFSASILQEKVEALPSLQAEKLKWEQKLQLVEDIASRDNSLQEKKVALAWSVAKEAEAALNVALMNVQKMEIKAHKAEQLSQEQVTEQKKLKKEKIEIEKQIQELAKAKNERDRAMQELRKVFQKEKEAENLQKKSCHELESQIETKKSDISSLEDEITRLKAEGDAEFVKIVNERTRRIETLAQQVSTWHDQVKATEGHLFNQVNNQERLQGQLLEAKAVSSNKNRSLEVKEKELKQMRESGNSKLLALGSNMPTLIGMIQRSKSKFGQMPVGPLGSMINFKPEVSDEVKIIVENELRTLFSAFVVNSFKDKTILQALMKSAKVQGQVITTKFMPEKYELTHGSCQHDKHRNLLSFLDIPNAVAFNVVVDQRRLEQILLFEHDCEAQQLLKLPRTVPKNCLYGLTMSKNQFFPAPAYRTYVVSGHMNRPFLQCDSKDFIKAMENDIEGLIKESRHAQTVLSDLQSEVKKGDIERKRNEKIINDLKCKIKAKNMELSQLKTEAETEQAPDISALEEDRDRFQSELKELEKQLQTEETKLEELKQLSGVAKANLVQKRDETDVFGGVDDLSEKLGQVEETIRKTERDKAYYKKKYEDYTTQVRAVDKEADQLKAKYNELVTIAQKCAPEPDHPLDKPDKLRREVATLKNNLSQQKAAIEPKEVVVEYMNKHHKLLEDAQTMVNTIETSVSKLEKMLVMRKKGFEKIRLSIIRRVKNYFNVRLAARKYTGEIIFDIEAQTMELIVCPDGADPAVAKRSMKTLSGGEKSYSTISLVLSLWDVMSPPFRILDEFDVFMDMLNRRAALQQIVEYAKMKRQYQYIFLTPLNTDNITVDEDLSIIRLEKSQD
- the LOC131877588 gene encoding UDP-GalNAc:beta-1,3-N-acetylgalactosaminyltransferase 2-like → MYQLFGPAQVARDILSGCLALLPDFIHTPSTVSPVLPSSLSHLPHRSLIIGIASRYHQHDRRQRIRRTWRKLAANFADSVEVFFFFPERPCELDPYWRVRDSLCVPWHVFVPVSLSDTAPIRPSRVQPSQVRPGRPYDGVGFHLKFPIAVQQIGIAQKALRQWARAFPEDPGRNLTVQLLEPATRDVILSVNFSQEVLAKANADDGFFYAPLPHTDEELFPRHFEGVLRVVQPELSLNQSLACNLIWNKMFGDDGILHLTTLYAQGISIPFHPETCPLVSLVYRIPELVELKQVVNSHGTQNKCQDNKNKNTLGKIVEEIEDHEDIIFVPELTDTQENVPLAFLHFAKLALERYNFDFMLVNPDDSFIAIDRLLPKLQNEFSLSWRSRFHQGEPVIRYGSMFERNYMGTHYPLMPADAGSVLSRDLVTFLARNSDLLVPFRDLSSSLAVWLASISPYIIDDVDFTDDNQTCAKNLVVQGPFRDKASMNGAWKAYSQCGRLCPCS